The Gossypium arboreum isolate Shixiya-1 chromosome 4, ASM2569848v2, whole genome shotgun sequence DNA segment accattaattgaatttaaattcaAGTGAATATCAATTTGTGTTTAAGGTTTTgccaaatttaatatttataatttattatttagggttttaatttttaaagatttaagGTATGGAGGATTTAAATTTAATGCTTTAGAGTTTACTTGTAAAAGATtaggattttaaaattttagatttggGTTTAGaatctaattaaatttaaaataataaaatagaatttgTCCGTTAATCTCATAAGAGATGGTGACGGTAACTGTAGACAGTACAAAAGTCCTTTAATAAACTTGACACTTTATCGAGTTGAAATGAAAGTCAACTAATATTTAGAgtatttttattttggtaatacaaaattaattttttataatttttatttaatttttattatatttttattttagtcacttaactatTAATCTCTAACATTAATTGACTGTATACGCTacatcatatttacattttattttggtCTATATAAtgctttaaaattttgtatattgtatttgtttatattttagaaaattttaaatatttttaatattaaaattttaaattttaaaacatcaaaatcaattaattaaattttcaaccaatttgtTATtgtaatattgaaattaattaaattaactaatttaatctccttataagttttaaaattttattttatatttccagattatttttaatgaaataaactcaaataactcatatttaataattgtCTATGATTATATAAATCTCGGATCTTCCATATTAagctaaaacaaaaaaaatccttacagttaattaaattaattgcttATTCTTTATTTGGATAAAGACGTGGGTAAAAAGTTCTTAGTTTTTTTGGCATGGGTAAAGATTCAAGATCATATAATCAAAAAAAAATATTACATAGACAACTATTAAAGATAAGTTATTCAATTGATTTTAAtttgaaaacataaaataaaattttaaaatttagaaagaaattaaatttatttgttgAATTAATTTCAACATTATAGTAATAGAGAGGCTAACACTATCAAGGGATAATTTTtccaataatttatttaattgatttcgttgttctgaaatttaaaatttcaatattaaaagaaaataagaacTTTTAGCAAAGGGTAAACAAGCacaatttgatatttttaaagaattatttaatttttacccTTCTTTCATTttaactgattttttttttttactttttgggGCTCCAAAAATGAAAGGACCTAGAAGGGTGATCAAAATGAAAGTGAAAACATGAAGTGACATTTATAGTCATCTGCCGTTAGAGATTTAACAGTTATGTGATTAAAATGAAAGTACTTAAAAATTGAGtgataaattacaaaaattttattttgatcacccaaaataaaaacattttaaaaattgaataatgaatgagataatttattaaataattaattaataaacttCACACTCTTTAATCTCAATCAtaaccaaaaaatatatatatatcggtACACGCCATAGTTCCTGGTTAATTTTCCCATCAATTTTCAATCATTTTATAGTTTGACGATATTTAGAGCCTGCACTATAGCCACAGCAAGACTCTAGCTGGTGATGCATTCCAACCCTTCAATTGGATGTGTCATTTAATTACCTCAAAATTGCACTGTTATTAGATTGCACCTAAAAAGGGATCATTTAGGATCCTAGTACCAAATGGCTAATTGATCCCCCCTGCCCGGACTTTCTAAAGAGATCTTCCACCCTGTCGTACGAGCTCAATTAGATTGATCCTACCTTGCCCTTGGTATTTTCGTGCCTAAACGCCTTGCTCATCCCTTTCTTTAAGTAAAGTACCGGCTTGGTTCCACCTCTCTGCTTAAGGCTTCATAGACGTAGCTCCGTAGGTCTCATATGGCTCATTGCTTTGACTTGAATCGAGATTGGGTTTGTATCAAGCCGACTCTACTAGAATACCAGGGGAGAATCGACTCTTCTAAATTCattacaaagattttcaaaaggATTGGCTTCATAAGATTCTTTTATGGTTTTTAGTTTTTATCTTTCATGTAAAAAACGTGACTAAATTTTAACACTTTGGTAACAAAGGTTGGACTAACGTAGGTAAGAGTATTATAGAAGGTTATGTATTAAGAATcgaattgaattttttattttctattaaaaataagtaaattagtcttttatattagatcaaagaataaaatgatatttttgttaaaaattttatttattaaaaactaaTTTTTGTATATTAGTGTGAGGTACGAGAAATATCATATGTCctttgtttaattattttatcatgtataatttatttttaacaatacaaatacataaaatttaaaatgaaatgattgttcaatttattaattttttcataTTGGTTTTCGTGTTCGATCTCTAACTTTTCCCATTCATTTTGTCTAGGTTGTTAAGTAATTAGTACGCtgaatattttaattatctttatcgTGTAGGGTTGAGTTGACATTTTTATCTCTAAGAAAAACGATTTCTTCAAGTAAATAAACTATCGCCGAAATATGACGAAAGTTCCAACAGGGAACCTCGCACTTCTTATATAAATTGAAGCTCCTTCTTCAACCTTTGCCTCACACTCCTCTCAAAGCATTTTTGTTACCTTCCCTCTGTTATTTCTTCAAGCGAAATGGGGCGCCCTGTTTTCTTGTTTGCTTCCTCTTTGCTTCTTATGGTGGCTGCTACAACAGTTTCAGCTGCAACAGTAGAGCACTCATTCTATGTAATGAATTCTACTCTTATGCATTTTCTTTTCATCTATGGATTAAGTTAGTCCCTCCTTTACAATCCCAAGCTGGCTCAAAGGTTTTGAATTTCAACTCAATCAAATCCATGAAACCAGGAGGATGGTTTTATATTCACACTCCTCCCAATATCGATCATTACATATCTTACCTGTGTAACACCATGCACTTTGATTTGAGGCTATGGCTTTTTAAACACACCCTTCACTTTCCCTTACTCATATTTACCTCCTTGATAAGCTTTCGACCATTACAGTTTGATAATTGGGAAGTTAATAATTTGAATTTGTTGGCAGGTTAAAAATTTTTCTGTTACTAGGCTGTGCAACCGCCAGGTGATTACAGCAGTAAATGATAGCCTCCCTGGCCCAAGCCTCCGCGTTCGAGAGGGTGACAAACTCATTATTCACGTCTTTAATATGTCACCTTACAACATGACAATTCACTGGTAAACCTTCATCGCAAAATACAATTGAATTTACTCAAATTCACCAACTTAACTTGAAATATAATTTTCCTTCTAAGCGCTAGCTGTTTCCAGTATCAAATTTTGCTTGTTCGTTCGTGAAATTATTATTGACTCATTCCTTCGgttttatttaattcaaaacaacatttttaattatcttattaaaatatgatGCGTGTAGCGACGACCACGAACAAGTCCATTTGGGATGCAAACGCAAGCAAACGTGTATCTTATTCCCATGTGAtccactttttcttttttttttttccttgaaaATTCGTGTGAACCATTTTTATATAATACAAAGATTGCTCAACTTCAACTACCAATGATTTAGTATTAATTAACCAAAGTCCAATACTAAATATATAACCTGTTTTTCTTTTTAATGCAGTCTTATGATTTAATCATTTGCTGACGGTTATGTTGCTTGAACAGGCATGGCGTTTTTCAGTTACTGAGTGCCTGGGCAGATGGACCTGAGATGATCACTCAGTGTGCAATTCGCCCCGGAAATAAATTCACCTACAAGTTCAGAATCATTAACCAGGAGGGAACCCTTTTCTGGCACGCTCATTCCTCCTTTCTCCGTGCCACCGTCCACGGTGCAATCATCATTCGCCCCAGGGTTCGCCACTCTTACCCATTCCCAACGCCCTATAGGGAAGTTCCCATCGTGTTAGGTATATATGGCTATCGGGAACCTAAGATATTACATTGAATTCATTATTTATCATGAGATATATAAATGTTCCATGGCTCAAGGTTTTAGCTGACAAATAGCAATGCGGTTGCAGGTGAGTGGTGGAATGCTAATGTCGTTGATGTTGAAACCCAGGCTCTAGCCCTTGGCGTTGGTCCTAATATTTCTAATGCTTATACAATAAATGGATGGCCCGGTGATCTCTATCCATGCTCTCAAAACCGTAAGTGACTGATTGCAGATTTATGATCTCCATGCGTACTCCACATGCTGTAACAACCGATgtataatttaacttaatttaattaaattttcagaAATGTACAAGCATAGGGTGAAGCAAGGGAAGACTTATCTCTTACGTATTATCAACGCTGCCGTCAATTCCCATCTCTTTTACAAGATAGCCAATCATAACATGACTGTTGTGGCTGTTGACGCTCGTTACACCAACCCATATGTCACCGACGTCGTGGTTATCTCCCCTGGCCAGACGGTTGACGTTTTGCTGACCGCGAATCAGCCGGTTGGATCGTATTACATGACCGCTAATAATTATGCAAGTGCCAGTGGCACTGCAGTTGGTGTACCGTTTGATCCTACTACGTCGAGGGGTGTCATCATCTATCAGGGTGCATCATCTTCAACAACGCCGCTAATGCCGGTCGTACCGGCTTTCAATGACACCCCCACGGCTCATAAGTTTTTCACCGAACTTACCAGTTTGGTCGGCGGGCCTCACTGGGTCCCTGTCCCACTTAACGTGGACCACAAAATGTTTGTTACCGTTGGAATGGGGCTCGATGTCTGCCCACCAAACGTATCTTGTCTGGGTCGTCCACCTGTTGGGGCAGCGCTCTCGGCCAGCATGAACAATGTATCCTTCGTGTCACCTACTAGCTTGTCTTTGTTGCAAGCCTTTTTCTTCAACGTCGGAGGAGTGTACACCACTGATTTCCCTGCCAATCCCCCGGTTCAATTTGACTACACCAACCCTAGCATTAACTTCGACCCACCTCTGCTATTTGCTCCAAAGGGAACCAGGATCACTAAGGTTAAGTTCAACTCCACTGTGGAGATGGTGATGCAGAACACAGCTATTATTGGAGTGGAGAACCATCCCATGCACCTCCACGGCTTTGATTTCTATGTATTGGCGCAAGGG contains these protein-coding regions:
- the LOC108459620 gene encoding laccase-7-like, giving the protein MGRPVFLFASSLLLMVAATTVSAATVEHSFYVKNFSVTRLCNRQVITAVNDSLPGPSLRVREGDKLIIHVFNMSPYNMTIHWHGVFQLLSAWADGPEMITQCAIRPGNKFTYKFRIINQEGTLFWHAHSSFLRATVHGAIIIRPRVRHSYPFPTPYREVPIVLGEWWNANVVDVETQALALGVGPNISNAYTINGWPGDLYPCSQNQMYKHRVKQGKTYLLRIINAAVNSHLFYKIANHNMTVVAVDARYTNPYVTDVVVISPGQTVDVLLTANQPVGSYYMTANNYASASGTAVGVPFDPTTSRGVIIYQGASSSTTPLMPVVPAFNDTPTAHKFFTELTSLVGGPHWVPVPLNVDHKMFVTVGMGLDVCPPNVSCLGRPPVGAALSASMNNVSFVSPTSLSLLQAFFFNVGGVYTTDFPANPPVQFDYTNPSINFDPPLLFAPKGTRITKVKFNSTVEMVMQNTAIIGVENHPMHLHGFDFYVLAQGFGNFNPATDTLNYNLVNPQMRNTVSVPVGGWAVIRFVANNPGVWFMHCHFDGHMSIGLSTAFIVENGPTPDTTLPPPPTDLPQC